A window of Synchiropus splendidus isolate RoL2022-P1 chromosome 9, RoL_Sspl_1.0, whole genome shotgun sequence contains these coding sequences:
- the LOC128764807 gene encoding inhibitor of nuclear factor kappa-B kinase subunit alpha-like — protein MMDRMSPRQSQICGSWEMKERLGMGGFGNVYLYKNITTNSKIAVKLCRLDLNSVNKDRWSREIQIMQKLKHVNVVQATEVPEELNSIALNDLPLLAMEYCSKGDLRKVLNKPENCCGLKESEILSLLSDIGSGIQYLHENKIIHRDLKPENIVLQDSAGKVVHKIIDLGYAKDLDQGSLCTSFVGTLQYLAPELFENKPYSVTVDYWSFGTVIFECICGFRPFLPHMQPVQWTSKVKTKGPKDIMAVEDMNGEVRFSTHLPYPNNLSKTLREPVESLLQMLLLWDPATRGGGVNPDTSKPECFTALLNILEMKVIHVLDMTSAQLHSLTLDAEDSLHSLQLRLETQTQSHISPLSQELLLDSGFTLDPRWPPTHCLPEGLRGWDSFIIFLFHKSLNKYSGPLTARQLPDSVNFIVRETKTQLPLTALRKVWAEAVSYICGLKEDYIRLYQGQRAAMLSLLRYNTNLTRYKDLLFSHSQQLRAKLAFFKTSIQHDLEQYTKQTHTGISSEKMLKTWRENEVKADEYNKVADVGYLHEEIIALHSEIVELQRSPLSRKQGEAMEQLESKAIELYKQLKAKCKSADPPHGYSDSSDMVKTILKMVQNQDRVLKDLYTDLSSILACKQRIVDLFPKLEMVIKDIKTAEAAVMQLQMKRQREFWYLLRIACAQNNNTPTKAVLQPYLESESIQQLLDENEYYLSQFTSLLHISSQELEHTVKDLDWSWTKPGAVSTGEEI, from the exons atgatggacagaatgtCACCCAGACAGAGTCAGATCTGCGGCTCATGGGAAATGAAGGAAAGACTTGGGATGGGGGGGTTCGGTAATGTCTACCTCTACAAGAACATT ACCACCAATTCCAAGATTGCTGTAAAACTTTGTCGCCTGGATTTGAATTCTGTGAACAAGGATCGATGGAGCAGAGAGATTCAGATAATGCAGAA GTTGAAACATGTGAATGTTGTTCAGGCGACTGAGGTTCCAGAGGAGCTAAACTCGATCGCTTTAAATGATCTCCCTCTCCTGGCAATGGAGTATTGCTCCAAAGGAGATCTGCGCAAG GTTTTGAATAAGCCAGAAAACTGTTGCGGACTGAAGGAGAGTGAAATCCTCTCACTGCTGAGCGACATTG GCTCTGGTATCCAGTATCtccatgaaaataaaatcatccaCCGAGACCTTAAGCCAGAGAACATAGTCCTACAGGACTCTGCTGGGAAG GTTGTCCATAAAATCATAGACCTCGGTTATGCAAAAGACCTTGACCAAGGAAGTCTGTGTACATCGTTTGTAGGAACCCTGCAGTATCTG GCTCCAGAGCTGTTTGAGAATAAACCATACAGTGTGACCGTGGACTACTGGAGTTTTGGGACTGTCATCTTTGAATGCATCTGTGGCTTTCGACCGTTTTTACCCCACATGCAGCCCGTGCAGTG GACGAGCAAGGTGAAGACCAAAGGACCCAAAGACATAATGGCCGTGGAAGACATGAATGGCGAAGTCAGATTCTCGACACACCTACCGTATCCCAACAATCTCAGCAA GACACTACGGGAGCCTGTGGAGTCTCTACTACAGATGCTGTTATTGTGGGATCCTGCCACACGTGGTGGTGGGGTCAATCCTGATACAAGTaaaccagagtgcttcactGCTCTTCTGAATATTTTGGAAATGAAG GTCATCCATGTGCTTGATATGACGTCCGCCCAGCTGCACTCCCTTACTTTAGATGCTGAGGATAGTTTACACTCCCTCCAGCTTCGCCTGGAGACGCAAACTCAATCTCACATTTCCCCTCTGAGTCAGGAACTACTCTTGGATTCAGGATTCACCCTTGACCCACGCTGGCCCCCGACTCACTGTCTACCAGAAGGACTG CGAGGCTGGGACAGCTTCATCATTTTCCTCTTCCACAAGAGCCTCAATAAATACTCAGGGCCTCTCACAGCGAGACAACTTCCTGACAGTGTCAACTTTATAG TCAGGGAGACCAAGACTCAGCTTCCACTGACTGCTTTAAGGAAGGTTTGGGCCGAAGCAGTGAGCTACATCTGCGGCCTCAAGGAGGACTACATTCGCCTCTATCAAGGGCAGCGGGCGGCTAT GCTCAGTCTGCTGCGTTACAACACCAACCTGACTCGGTACAAGGACCTCCTCTTCTCCCACTCACAGCAGCTCCGAGCCAAACTGGCTTTCTTTAAGACCAGCATCCAGCATGACCTGGAGCAGTACACCAAGCAGACCCACACTGGCATCT CGTCCGAGAAGATGCTGAAGACATGGCGGGAAAATGAAGTAAAGGCAGATGAGTACAATAAG GTGGCTGATGTTGGGTATTTGCATGAGGAGATAATTGCACTTCATTCGGAGATTGTGGAACTGCAGAGGAGCCCATTGTCCCGTAAACAAGGGGAGGCCATGGAGCAGCT TGAAAGTAAAGCCATCGAACTGTACAAGCAACTGAAAGCTAAATGCAAAA GTGCCGACCCGCCTCATGGCTACAGTGACAGTTCAGACATGGTGAAGACGATATTGAAGATGGTTCAGAATCAAGACAGAGTGCTGAAAGACCTGTACACTGACCTGAG TTCGATTCTGGCGTGTAAGCAGAGGATTGTCGACTTGTTCCCGAAGTTGGAGATGGTTATTAAGGACATAAAAACAGCTGAGGCGGCTGTGATGCAGTTGCAAATGAAGAGGCAGAGGGAGTTCTGGTATCTGCTCAGGATAGCCTGC GCGCAGAATAATAATACACCAACCAAGGCTGTATTGCAGCCATATCTAGAAAG TGAAAGTATTCAACAGCTACTGGATGAGAATGAGTATTATCTGAGTCAGTTCACGTCTCTGCTGCACATCTCCAGCCAGGAGTTGGAGCACACTGTCAAG GATCTGGACTGGAGCTGGACCAAGCCAGGAGCAGTCAGTACTGGAGAAGaaatttaa
- the LOC128764604 gene encoding tissue-type plasminogen activator-like has protein sequence MAAILCELFRLARPSRPPPSQLLNKEQQIGRPDNTGGTLRDADSSLFTKIFPARRSETEMNLLVFLAVMAAASVQLSLSKKPKRQQGVHRRESCMSGDGSSYRGTLAESASGRLCLNWRWFRGQWGSSRGVGDHRYCRNPDQSLKPWCHVKKGRRFIREFCDVPRCAVTSPPALDTEYTCGEKSEGRTHRIVGGSFIDVEAQPWVTSIFNRKKFLCGGSLISPCWVLTAAHCFTDGSATNIRHLSVFTGKNPTNESNVSKEQTFQVQKLIIHPGFEDFNNDIALIQIRSVAGGCARRTASARTVCLPPPLTRLPAGFQCRVAGYGQQSYYGANSRYLKEARVNLMPQADCLRSAEYINLFTNNMFCAASPDWKSDACKGDSGGPLVCEASGRAFLFGIVSWGVDCGKENQPGVYTQVSNYNQWIADNTQRPEYTKGVMYPRK, from the exons atggCCG CAATTCTGTGTGAACTTTTCAGATTGGCTCGGCCCTCCCGCCCACCTCCTTCTCAGCTGTTAAACAAAGAGCAGCAGATCGGACGCCCAGACAACACAGGTGGAACTCTGAGGGACGCAGACAGCAGCCTCTTC ACAAAAATATTCCCAGCAAGGAGAAGTGAAACCGAGATGAACCTGCTTGTATTCCTCGCCGTGATGGCTGCAGCCAGTGTTCAACTG AGCTTGTCCAAAAAGCCCAAGAGACAACAGGGGGTCCACAGGAGAG AGAGCTGCATGTCAGGGGACGGGAGCAGCTACAGGGGGACGCTGGCAGAGTCCGCATCTGGCCGCCTGTGTCTCAACTGGAGATGGTTTCGTGGGCAGTGGGGAAGCTCAAGAGGTGTTGGTGATCACAGATACTGCAG GAATCCTGACCAAAGCCTGAAGCCCTGGTGTCATGTCAAGAAAGGGAGGAGGTTTATCAGAGAATTCTGTGATGTTCCAAGAT GCGCGGTGACCTCACCACCGGCATTGGACACTG AGTACACTTGTGGTGAGAAGTCTGAGGGAAGGACACATCGCATCGTGGGCGGGTCCTTCATCGATGTTGAGGCACAGCCCTGGGTCACATCCATCTTTAACCGCAAGAAGTTCCTGTGTGGCGGCTCTTTAATCTCGCCATGTTGGGTTCTCACGGCTGCTCACTGCTTCACTGATGG TTCAGCCACCAACATCCGCCACTTGTCAGTGTTCACTGGAAAGAATCCCACCAATGAGAGCAACGTCTCAAAAGAGCAAACCTTCCAGGTTCAAAAGCTCATCATTCACCCAGGTTTTGAGGACTTCAACAATGACATAG CTTTGATTCAAATCAGAAGCGTCGCTGGAGGATGTGCTCGACGAACAGCCTCTGCACGGACTGTTTGTCTCCCGCCTCCTCTCACCCGACTTCCTGCTGGATTCCAATGCCGTGTTGCGGGATACGGACAGCAGAGTTACT ATGGAGCGAACTCCAGGTACCTGAAGGAGGCGAGGGTCAACCTGATGCCTCAAGCGGACTGTTTAAGAAGCGCAGAGTATATCAACCTGTTCACCAACAACATGTTCTGTGCCGCGAGTCCTGACTGGAAAAGCGATGCTTGCAAG GGCGACTCAGGCGGGCCGCTGGTGTGCGAAGCGTCTGGTCGAGCGTTTCTGTTTGGCATCGTCAGTTGGGGAGTCGACTGTGGAAAGGAGAACCAGCCGGGGGTGTACACACAAGTCAGCAACTACAACCAATGGATAGCAGACAACACACAGCGCCCTGAATACACCAAAGGAGTCATGTACCCGAGAAAATGA
- the phf3 gene encoding PHD finger protein 3 encodes MDIVDTFNHLIPSDQLDDSLVIGQNLECEASNEFGPGPQLDDSLKNMLSDKDPMFGCASSHFNLLDNEDPSFHMSGSAAGLGSIPTGLEETPRVKLPVGRPRKRPRHVEIDHIGDTDVSKNSVQPAPHNPSQSFLIEKGVQGSQLKKELTEGGRININDLDGGLWLNPSVELRRLTVTIGGFRIELLPGPSYIQTTDPMMDDSFAFDENLGFPVLPDDAIGANKHIQEVAQVDVVESGFDDEATLALGPYVNPNDVQKSNGADVMFPYTQKTKVDNQIVPGNKRSVCHKKDAIQPNNKGNKIIGATNVKGNQTAVKSLHRPKEGLMSPKSKHVALTKTSTMVKTHKDSDITPSKVIPKGDMHKIKSPKEKKITDPLKRPADANPGIPGAKLQKLQMNTDHKAKPKSSVIPTSPLKKTATSGNRSSDLHSPKKPSHLANSHKVEPANQTHSRPDNSLRSPDDGGQEKPKVKKPEKILPKQKSKTPRSISVDEPQLFIPDNAPVVAKKDSAEEQSAHVEEAVWDGNNCCGLCKKHHNNLFMVGCGRCEDWFHGDCVGLDLTKVHEMEEEDQMYVCLRCCEEESKKVETEMPSTNVMAETKEKTEAKAQDLKPASKAKPGPSQSLSSGGVRPVRKDADRRLSVDVKEASHKTGGKLEARSKSSSSAKKPASVEEIRRSVRDSLKEILIQRLKESDLKISVEKAYEVAKKTERELFHLYKDTENKYKNKYRSLMFNLKDTKNNVLYKRVLRGEISPASLIRMSPEELASKELAAWRKRENRHTIEMIEKEQREAERRPITKITHKGEIEIESQEPAKAPEPAEPASPVKVAEVVVEPPKALEKKADSVETEKDTTHQHKSHLFDLHCKICTGRMAPPVEEAPNKVLKVATTVVRRQSAISEEPKTTNPPGVDDDALHAVLEESLRSAQSSYEGRSEHTVGREVETAFLSNLKSLWRGFINMHAVAKLVTKAFPVSGVLDNLIQDLPDSIQVGGRISPQIVWDYFEKIRATGTKEVCLIRFSPETEEDEISYTLLYAYFSSRKRYGVVSNNLKQVKDMYLIPLGATEKVPQQLVPFDGPGLESNRNNLLLGLIIRQRPKRDFLPVDLNETARVIPEVKPISISPKQSKAAGVEESFFLTAIPAAMKTEKETQPKAIEEEVEEEEPVEESFDETSATEESGSQESLKPLRFLPGVLVGWGGELPPLPDFSEKSKPSAEEVPTVSSASKTEAPKSTVQRERFVIKKKESKTIKVEPEDSTNSDKPGASDSSGKEAPALPQRVGLSLKDKPPDVSTTAFLASLSTPQISTESTDTALDKEAETGTNGGQSVSNGSKPPLSGILKKSSVYPVNEDTSHKSEDPPKPAAAEGLKKQTITTFHQGYLQMSQAERKTKEQTAVGNTVTTDEQPKPDSCVPAESLSDRPDPHENNLSSALSPNPDDNDHSVTSDSESASHSLSSEHSSQYRDTKRQDELYSDPWERPRNTEDRHKRDHRGPHHGKKSRHHDREREKPERGYDDKYRERSRHHSHSEDRYGDRRKERQHSDDYASRHKERHRHRRDSDNGRRSSKDSYS; translated from the exons ATGGATATTGTGGACACCTTCAACCATTTAATACCAAGCGACCAGTTGGATGACTCCCTGGTTATAGGTCAGAATCTGGAATGTGAGGCCAGTAATGAGTTTGGACCCGGACCCCAGCTGGACGACTCACTCAAGAACATGCTCAGCGACAAAGACCCCATGTTTGGGTGTGCAAGCTCACATTTTAACCTGCTGGACAATGAGGACCCAAGTTTTCACATGTCTGGTTCAGCAG CTGGCCTTGGTTCAATACCCACTGGCCTTGAAGAGACCCCTCGAGTTAAGCTGCCTGTCGGCAGGCCACGGAAGCGTCCTCGTCATGTAGAAATCG ATCATATTGGAGACACAGACGTGTCCAAGAACAGTGTGCAACCCGCCCCTCACAACCCATCACAGTCATTTCTCATTGAGAAGGGGGTTCAAGGCTCCCAGCTTAAGAAAGAGTTAACAGAAGGAGGACGCATTAATATTAATGACCTTGATGGTGGATTGTGGCTTAATCCTTCAGTTGAATTAAGAAGATTGACAGTGACAATTGGTGGGTTCAGGATAGAGTTGCTTCCAGGACCGTCATACATACAGACTACTGACCCGATGATGGATGATAGTTTTGCGTTTGATGAGAACCTTGGTTTCCCTGTGTTGCCTGATGATGCCATCGGCGCCAATAAGCACATACAAGAGGTAGCCCAGGTTGATGTAGTAGAGAGTGGTTTTGACGACGAAGCAACTCTTGCCTTGGGCCCATATGTAAACCCTAATGATGTGCAGAAATCAAATGGAGCTGACGTAATGTTCCCCtacacacaaaagacaaaagttgACAATCAAATTGTGCCTGGCAACAAGAGGTCAGTCTGTCATAAAAAAGATGCCATCCAACCGAACAACAAGGGCAACAAAATCATAGGTGCTACCAATGTAAAGGGAAACCAGACCGCAGTGAAGAGTCTGCACAGACCTAAAGAAGGCCTCATGTCTCCAAAAAGTAAACATGTTGCTTTGACTAAAACAAGCACCATGGTCAAGACTCATAAGGATTCTGATATCACGCCATCTAAAGTCATCCCTAAAGGAGACATGCACAAAATCAAGTCGCCCAAGGAAAAGAAGATCACAGACCCTTTGAAACGGCCTGCGGATGCCAACCCTGGCATCCCCGGTGCTAAACTGCAAAAGCTACAAATGAACACAGACCATAAAGCCAAGCCAAAATCGTCAGTTATACCGACATCCCCTCTGAAGAAGACAGCCACATCTGGGAATCGCTCTAGTGATTTACACAGTCCCAAAAAACCCAGTCATCTCGCCAACAGCCATAAAGTCGAGCCAGCAAACCAAACACATTCCCGTCCTGATAATTCTTTAAGATCACCTGATGATGGAGGGCAGGAAAAGCCCAAAGTGAAAAAGCCTGAAAAGatccttccaaaacaaaaaagtaaaactcCAAGAAGCATCTCTGTGGATGAGCCGCAGCTGTTCATCCCTGACAATGCCCCAGTTGTTGCAAAGAAGGACAGTGCTGAGGAGCAGTCTGCTCATGTGGAAGAAGCGGTGTGGGacggtaacaactgctgtggtCTCTGCAAGAAACACCATAACAACTT GTTCATGGTGGGCTGTGGTCGCTGTGAAGACTGGTTCCATGGTGACTGTGTCGGCCTCGACCTGACAAAGGTGCatgagatggaagaagaggaccAGATGTACGTTTGTTTGAGGTGCTGCGAGGAAGAAAGCAAGAAAGTGGAGACAGAAATGCCAAGCACCAATGTCATGGCTGAAACGAAGGAAAAGACTGAGGCGAAAGCCCAGGATCTCAAGCCCGCATCTAAAGCCAAACCAGGACCTTCCCAGTCTCTCTCTTCAGGGGGGGTCAGGCCAGTAAGAAAG GATGCTGACCGAAGATTATCTGTGGATGTCAAAGAAGCATCCCATAAAACAG GTGGGAAGCTGGAAGCAAGAAGCAAGTCTTCATCGTCTGCAAAGAAACCTGCCTCCGTCGAAGAAATCAGACGCAGTGTACGTGATTCACTAAAAGAAATCCTCATACAGAG GTTGAAGGAATCTGATTTGAAGATCTCGGTAGAGAAAGCTTATGAAGTTGCAAAGAAGACGGAGCGGGAGCTTTTCCACTTGTATAAAGACACTGAAAACAAGTACAAGAACAAGTATAGGAGCTTAATGTTCAACCTGAAAGACACAAAGAATAAT GTGCTTTACAAGCGTGTTCTGAGAGGGGAAATCTCACCTGCCAGTCTAATTCGGATGAGTCCTGAAGAGCTGGCCTCCAAGGAACTGGCTGCGTGGCGTAAAAGAGAGAATCGACAT ACAATTGAAATGATTGAAAAAGAACAGAGGGAAGCGGAGAGAAGGCCGATCACGAAGATCACACACAAAGGTGAAATTGAAATCGAAAGTCAAGAGCCGGCTAAGGCACCGGAGCCAGCAGAG CCTGCTTCTCCAGTCAAAGTAGCTGAGGTGGTAGTGGAGCCTCCAAAAGCTCTGGAGAAGAAAGCGGACAGTGTGGAGACAGAGAAAGACACAACGCACCAACAcaagtctcacttgtttgatCTGCACTGTAAAATCTGCACAG GTCGCATGGCTCCCccggtggaggaggcgccgAACAAAGTGCTCAAAGTCGCGACGACGGTGGTGAGGAGGCAGTCTGCGATATCGGAGGAGCCAAAGACCACAAATCCTCCGGGGGTCGATGACGACGCTCTCCACGCAGTCCTGGAGGAGAGCCTGCGAAGTGCCCAGTCAAGCTACGAAGGACG GTCCGAGCACACCGTTGGAAGAGAAGTGGAGACAGCGTTCCTTTCCAACCTGAAGTCATTGTGGCGAGGGTTCATTAACATGCACGCAGTGGCGAAGCTTGTGACAAAAGCTTTTCCTGTTTCTGGGGTCTTGGACAACTTGATTCAG gaTCTGCCAGACAGCATCCAAGTTGGGGGCCGGATCAGCCCGCAGATAGTCTGGGACTACTTTGAGAAAATCCGTGCGACGGGAACTAAA GAAGTGTGTTTGATTCGCTTTTCTCCTGAGACTGAAGAAGATGAGATTTCCTACACTCTCCTCTATGCGTACTTTAGTAGCCGCAAGCGCTATGGTGTTGTGTCCAATAACCTCAAGCAAGTGAAGGATATGTACCTCATCCCTCTGGGTGCTACTGAGAAAGTGCCACAACAGCTTGTTCCCTTCGACGGACCAG GTTTGGAAAGCAACCGCAACAACCTCCTCCTTGGACTCATCATTCGTCAGCGGCCGAAAAGAGATTTTCTTCCGGTGGACTTGAACGAAACGGCAAGGGTCATTCCTGAAGTCAAGCCAATAAGCATATCTCCGAAACAGAGCAAAGCAGCTGGAGTGGAAGAGAGTTTCTTCCTCACCGCCATCCCTGCTGCTATGAAAACTGAGAAGGAAACACAGCCAAAAGCTattgaggaggaggtggaagaagaAGAGCCAGTAGAGGAGAGTTTTGATGAAACATCTGCCACCGAGGAGAGCGGCTCTCAGGAGTCGCTGAAACCCCTGCGCTTTCTTCCTGGGGTGTTAGTGGGATGGGGCGGGGAGCTCCCCCCGCTGCCTGATTTTAGTGAGAAGTCCAAACCATCAGCAGAAGAAGTCCCCACAGTCAGTTCAGCCTCGAAGACTGAAGCCCCAAAAAGCACGGTGCAGAGGGAACGTTTCGTCATCAAGAAGAAGGAATCGAAAACCATAAAAGTCGAGCCAGAGGACTCAACTAACAGTGACAAGCCTGGTGCCAGTGACTCGTCTGGAAAAGAAGCGCCTGCACTTCCTCAACGTGTCGGCTTGTCGCTCAAAGATAAACCTCCGGACGTGTCAACCACAGCTTTCCTGGCCAGTTTGTCCACGCCTCAGATTTCAACTGAATCCACTGACACAGCACTGGACAAGGAGGCCGAAACAGGAACAAATGGCGGCCAGAGTGTATCGAATGGCTCCAAACCTCCTCTCAGTGGAATTTTGAAAAAATCTTCAGTGTACCCCGTAAATGAAGACACCTCACACAAGTCAGAAGATCCACCCAAACCAGCCGCTGCTGAGGGCTTGAAGAAACAAACAATCACAACGTTTCACCAGGGGTATCTACAGATGTCTCAAGCTGAGAGGAAAACCAAGGAGCAAACTGCTGTTGGAAATACTGTTACGACAGATGAGCAGCCAAAGCCAGACAGTTGTGTGCCTGCTGAGTCTTTGTCTGACCGTCCTGACCCCCATGAGAACAATCTGTCATCGGCTCTGTCACCAAACCCAGATGACAACGACCACAGTGTGACGTCAGACAGTGAAAGCGCTTCACACTCGCTGTCCTCAGAACATTCCTCCCAATATAGAGACACCAAACGCCAAGACGAGTTGTACAGTGACCCCTGGGAGAGGCCACGGAACACCGAGGACCGTCACAAGAGGGATCACAGAGGCCCCCATCACGGGAAGAAGAGCCGGCACCACGACCGGGAACGGGAGAAGCCAGAGCGTGGCTACGACGACAAATACAGAGAGAGAAGTCGACACCACAGCCACTCGGAGGACCGCTACGGCGATAGAAGGAAAGAGCGGCAGCACAGCGACGACTACGCCAGCCGCCACAAAGAGCGCCACAGACACCGCAGAGACTCGGACAACGGACGAAGAAGTTCAAAAGACAGCTACTCTTAA
- the si:dkey-103j14.5 gene encoding isoaspartyl peptidase/L-asparaginase, whose translation MAETRFLGSPSEEKLKKVSAVIVVHGGAWAIPDHLAKASVDGVKLAACEGRSVLQRGGSALDAVESAVRKLEDNVVFNAGHGAALNTEGKVELDAIIMDGKTLACGAVSSVKNIANPVSLARAVMEKTDHIMLTDHGANLFAESIGIPTVSTDTLVTEYERREWEKQKTYVNGVVEDFNSQWQHDTVGAVALDSAGNVACATSTGGIRNKMVGRVGDSPIIGCGGYADNLSGAVSCTGHGESILKVTLASRILSLVEQGKSVVESSKLALNYMGDRVRGAGGAIAVSPSGQWAATFTTERMAWAAVDQDVLFYGLEPNEEIKQQLIQ comes from the exons ATGGCGGAGACACGTTTCCTCGGGAGTCCGAGTGAAGAAAAACTCAA AAAGGTGTCCGCTGTGATAGTCGTGCACGGAGGTGCGTGGGCCATTCCTGACCATCTTGCCAAGGCTTCAGTTGATGGAGTGAAACTGGCTGCATGTGAAGGGAGGTCCGTGCTGCAACGGGGAGGGAGCGCGCTGGATGCTGTTGAATCTGCTGTGAGGAAACTGGAGGATAATGTGGTGTTTAACGCAG GTCACGGAGCAGCTCTCAACACAGAGGGCAAAGTGGAACTGGATGCAATCATCATGGATGGAAAGACACTTGCTTGTGGTGCAGTCTCTTCTGTGAAGAACATTGCCAATCCAGTATCTCTGGCAAGGGCAGTGATGGAAAAG ACTGATCACATCATGTTGACAGACCACGGTGCAAACTTGTTCGCTGAGAGTATCGGTATTCCAACAGTTTCAACCGATACTCTTGTGACAGAATatgagaggagagagtgggagaaGCAGAAGACATATGTCAACGGTGTTGTGGAAGATTTCAACTCTCAGTG GCAACATGACACAGTGGGTGCGGTTGCTTTGGATTCTGCTGGCAATGTCGCGTGTGCTACATCTACTGGAGGTATCCGGAATAAAATGGTGGGACGAGTGGGAGACTCCCCAATCATTG gcTGTGGGGGTTATGCTGACAACTTGAGTGGTGCAGTGTCTTGCACTGGTCATGGAGAGTCTATCCTCAAAGTGACATTGGCAAGCCGTATTCTCTCGCTTGTCGAACAAG GTAAATCCGTCGTGGAATCTTCAAAATTGGCCCTGAATTACATGGGAGACCGTGTTCGCGGTGCTGGAGGAGCCATTGCAGTTTCTCCGTCGGGGCAGTGGGCTGCGACTTTTACGACCGAACGAATGGCCTGGGCAGCTGTGGACCAAGACGTATTGTTTTATGGACTAGAgccaaatgaagaaataaaacaacagtTAATTCAATAA